In bacterium, the following proteins share a genomic window:
- a CDS encoding ABC transporter permease subunit gives MADPSSTRRTRARRTLIFAAFLVALALLYTGYKAFGQAIDDAQRDWWVVGSFLPRSDDKNMPPVLDILAEFGQAPREGGTTIGRLTLDGALFTLREAAVGFAAGTIIGLAIAVVLLQSRRAERGVLPYVIASQTVPLIAIAPIVVVWGRTGLEFLPWEWQDWMSVSLIATYLTFFPVAVNGLRGLQSPSPEATELMQSYAAGRRQVLRRLQLPASLPYLFPALRIAATASVVGAIVGEISAGVRGGLGRLILDFAGKYITGPERLYVAIIGACITGLVAVGVVAAAERLLLARRGIVAQ, from the coding sequence GTGGCCGACCCCTCGTCGACCCGCCGGACCCGGGCCCGCCGCACGCTGATCTTCGCGGCCTTCCTGGTCGCTCTGGCCCTGCTCTACACCGGCTACAAGGCTTTCGGCCAGGCCATCGACGACGCCCAGCGGGACTGGTGGGTCGTCGGGTCGTTCCTGCCGCGCAGCGACGACAAGAACATGCCGCCCGTGCTGGACATCCTCGCCGAGTTCGGCCAGGCGCCCCGCGAGGGCGGCACCACCATCGGCCGCCTCACTCTCGACGGGGCCCTGTTCACCCTGCGTGAGGCCGCCGTGGGCTTCGCCGCCGGCACGATCATCGGGCTCGCCATCGCCGTCGTGCTGCTGCAGTCGCGGCGCGCCGAGCGGGGTGTGCTCCCGTACGTGATCGCCAGCCAGACGGTTCCGCTCATTGCGATCGCGCCCATCGTGGTGGTGTGGGGGCGCACCGGCCTGGAATTCCTGCCGTGGGAGTGGCAGGACTGGATGTCGGTGTCGCTGATCGCCACCTACCTCACGTTCTTCCCCGTCGCGGTGAACGGGTTGCGGGGACTCCAGTCGCCGTCACCGGAGGCCACCGAGTTGATGCAGTCCTACGCCGCCGGCCGGCGCCAGGTGCTGCGGCGGCTGCAGCTGCCGGCGTCGCTGCCCTACCTGTTCCCGGCGCTGCGCATCGCCGCCACGGCCAGCGTCGTCGGCGCCATCGTGGGAGAGATCTCCGCCGGCGTGCGCGGCGGCCTCGGGCGGTTGATCCTGGACTTCGCCGGCAAGTACATCACCGGTCCTGAGCGGCTCTACGTGGCGATCATCGGGGCCTGCATCACCGGCCTTGTCGCGGTGGGCGTGGTGGCGGCGGCCGAGCGGCTGCTGCTGGCACGGCGCGGGATCGTGGCCCAGTGA